In Thunnus thynnus chromosome 11, fThuThy2.1, whole genome shotgun sequence, the following proteins share a genomic window:
- the LOC137193143 gene encoding interleukin-1 receptor type 1-like, with amino-acid sequence MDSSQLLFFILMVISASEYSARAEPACKDRSLKSFNLLEGESFHYDPLKPQGRNLSDEAFMWYKNSSQMEYISSDEKKRIHRHSAALFFLNLSIEDSGVYIGRYKTPTGDCHKYPLKVDVFYRMNEKLLYGGIENSDQNKMVRCPDPPRKVCKTMNGTFTWYKDFSILEGQHEAELWRFNASKDHEGIYTCICTWKHNHMVYNSSGSRKLIVMEPLVYNQTPLIVLNKEQYADEGSETKLNCSVICGFNVRENCKASWNVNGIPFNKADGYNQTINTVDEERSKKTISTAILTIERVSAKDFQDEFKCIGDGYYEEVSDILTLKQRETIIPLVIGGMCAFFLCVFVAIMVKCFAIDLALLFRPYLPLSHHNKDAKSFDAYVVYQMQSGDNVTEDTLCKFVTKILPSVLEEKCGYRLFIHGRDDIPGEDHLELVEDRMKQSRRLMVILTPGSGSGMGVTDKRPTSPQNPVVGGFDWQLGLHHALFQREMNVILIQLGDTGPQGYTHLPPGLQHLIRSSAPLRWPEGSRGAAAWNSRFWKRVRYLMPAKPASKSPQSAII; translated from the exons ATGGATTCTTCCCAACTTCTCTTCTTCATCCTAATGGTGATATCTGCATCTGAATATTCAG CTAGAGCAGAGCCCGCATGTAAGGACCGGAGCTTGAAATCATTTAACCTTCTTGAAGGTGAATCATTTCATTATGACCCTTTGAAGCCGCAAGGGAGGAACCTCTCTGATGAAGCATTCATGTGGTACAAAAATAGCTCCCAGATGGAGTACATCTCCTCTGATGAGAAAAAGAGGATACATCGCCACAGTGCTGCGCTCTTTTTCTTAAACCTCTCCATTGAGGACTCTGGTGTTTACATTGGCCG GTATAAAACTCCAACAGGAGATTGTCACAAATATCCTTTGAAAGTTGACGTCTTCTATAGGATGAATGAAAAATTACTCTATGGAGGAATTGAGAACTCTGACCAGAACAAAATGGTCAGATGTCCAGATCCTCCCAGGAAAGTGTGTAAAACTATGAATGGAACATTCACCTGGTACAAG GACTTCAGTATTCTTGAAGGTCAACATGAAGCTGAGCTGTGGCGGTTTAATGCCAGCAAAGATCATGAGGGCATCTACACTTGCATTTGTACCTGGAAACACAATCACATGGTGTACAACTCCTCAGGCTCCAGGAAGTTAATAGTTATGG AGCCTCTTGTTTACAATCAAACACCCTTAATCGTGTTAAACAAGGAGCAGTATGCTGATGAAG GCTCTGAGACCAAGCTGAACTGCTCAGTTATCTGTGGCTTTAATGTGCGAGAAAACTGTAAGGCTAGCTGGAATGTTAACGGAATCCCTTTCAACAAGGCAGATGGGTACAATCAAACCATCAACAC AGTTGACGAAGAGCGTTCAAAGAAAACCATCTCCACTGCAATCCTGACCATTGAAAGAGTGTCTGCTAAAGATTTCCAGGATGAGTTTAAATGCATTGGCGATGGCTATTATGAGGAGgtgtctgacattttaactCTTAAGCAAAGAG AGACAATAATTCCACTGGTCATTGGAGGGATGTGTGCATTCTTCTTGTGTGTGTTCGTGGCCATCATGGTCAAGTGCTTCGCCATCGACCTTGCTCTCCTCTTCAGACCCTACCTCCCACTAAGCCATCACAATAAAg ATGCAAAGTCGTTCGATGCCTACGTGGTCTACCAGATGCAGAGTGGAGACAATGTCACTGAGGACACACTCTGCAAGTTTGTCACAAAGATTTTGCCCTCTGTGCTCGAGGAAAAGTGCGGCTATCGACTTTTCATCCATGGGAGGGATGACATACCTGGGGAAG ACCATCTGGAGCTGGTGGAGGACCGTATGAAGCAGAGCAGGAGACTGATGGTTATCCTCACCCCTGGTTCAGGATCAGGGATGGGGGTCACAGACAAACGCCCCACCTCGCCCCAAAACCCAGTAGTAGGAGGGTTTGACTGGCAG CTGGGGCTTCACCATGCGCTGTTCCAGAGGGAAATGAATGTGATTCTGATCCAGCTGGGGGACACGGGGCCACAGGGATACACACACCTTCCCCCTGGCTTGCAGCACCTGATTCGCAGTAGCGCCCCCCTTAGGTGGCCAGAGGGTTCGAGGGGTGCTGCTGCATGGAACTCGCGCTTTTGGAAGAGAGTGCGATACCTGATGCCTGCCAAGCCAGCCTCAAAATCTCCACAGTCTGCTATTATCTGA